In Macrobrachium rosenbergii isolate ZJJX-2024 unplaced genomic scaffold, ASM4041242v1 13908, whole genome shotgun sequence, one genomic interval encodes:
- the LOC136838036 gene encoding uncharacterized protein isoform X2 — MSLSFCFLLLTALILVSFSGCVFFFLKSSARGDKEGRTSTDYTGLPQLIKEDMATSGSVLSSEDSIALRLSLFVRKYGKKVVHFIYSFHFLQGHNKTIKETLTDNQVPLKGKKSPFNGQELKNLTEKPPEDLDITLMNKICQVLWQKGVNDPGDVLKKLLKIIKDERNFVSHEEPHMSETDLEGKLKYFQATLEETLEEINSLFPSNSGDTDQLKAEIQHAVPELQKKIREKYDPSDPRDVQRLQEVIEEFGSELSDMIKESAEAELLSLNERLCQILPYDWLVQYGTTVPGNIMVSLQVADDEELNRGPHGNQSITVTQQEILNKDKIGKDFEVVIISGDAGSGKTTILCSYAEGWCKKTTDIPELSSFPLLLNMQFRNHDHDNFDDYLKSLIPKTVARFPFDLVKSVVLGSQCLVLCDGYDEANEKSKKLFSEMLSLASNKMKFVVTTRPGNTEGLTKIVNKAKRSRINLKISGLQEEDMKLLAEKLIGHLVKDDDVTQQEQLKKELLQKTEEMDTGTGAILQTPLYFNLFILLYIECPELRDEMSTRTSVYLQLRKHKIKRISDKTEISEESLEEEFDALYRKWSLKHYMEEKYEWSEADVRSFKREINSPEVLQNFAAIMSSYFSIKKTKKQLEIVNVYCHRHRSEQEFAAAGSICDDVITSGGRRLQGGGKILGNVLKSRGLWEGRDLEQLFGKFGAVISFIPGILYGTQRDVLYDTIEEIHELYVSYNRSLHDALLEPSIETRVDKKIVESLVSQMERETSLKNSVRFMQPKSLYVLPSLLPKLKPKEIKLDFTFLEVQAKDISPLSETSKAAYEANARMNNHIRINLRELILLAGGVALAPVDYLQLIIVDDGRYEDLESLRPLSPLISSAKELTLTYHMGEAPEDRIAQVINRTLVPTSRQEGAGTTDLEIIYWGDRDLKLLLQSLTLPPLRKIDIWPSPPPETTDDIEDLKTLCRQKGIPVLRVGSYTFNVMENPDSEGEEMDEDEEKKRKREEGEEEEEREKKRRMREEEGEEGGSTSREREVTQ, encoded by the exons AtgtctctctcattctgtttcctGCTCTTAACTGCTCTTATTCTTGTCTCCTTCTCAGgttgtgtcttcttcttcttgaagtcttCTGCAAGAGGAGACAAGGAAGGACGCACAAGCACAGACTACACTGGCCTCCCACAGTTGATTAAAGAAGACATGGCTACGTCAGGATCAGTTCTTTCTTCAGAGGATTCGATAGCTTTGAGGCTGAGCCTGTTTGTGAGGAAGTATGGAAAGAAGGTGGTTCACTTCATATACTCCTTCCACTTCCTCCAAGGCCACAACAAGACAATTAAAGAGACTCTCACTGATAACCAAGTtccactaaaaggaaaaaaaagtccaTTTAATGGACAGGAGCTAAAAAATTTGACAGAAAAGCCCCCAGAAGATCTGGACATCACATTGATGAACAAAATCTGCCAGGTTCTTTGGCAAAAGGGGGTGAATGACCCTGGTGATGTactaaaaaaactcttaaaaataatcaaagatgAGAGGAACTTTGTTAGCCATGAAGAGCCTCATATGTCAGAAACAGATttggaaggaaaactgaaatacttCCAAGCAACGCTCGAGGAAACTCTTGAGGAAATAAACAGTCTCTTTCCATCTAATTCTGGTGACACTGACCAGCTTAAAGCAGAGATCCAACATGCTGTTCCAGAGCTCCAAAAAAAGATCCGTGAAAAATATGATCCCTCAGACCCTCGGGATGTACAAAGGCTTCAAGAAGTAATAGAAGAGTTTGGGAGTGAGCTTTCTGACATGATAAAAGAATCAGCTGAAGCAGAACTCCTGTCTCTGAATGAACGCCTCTGTCAGATCTTGCCCTATGACTGGCTCGTTCAGTATGGTACTACAGTTCCAGGTAACATCATGGTCTCTTTACAAGTAGCAGATGATGAGGAGTTAAATAGAGGTCCCCATGGCAATCAAAGTATCACTGTAACTCAACAAGAAATCCTCAACAAGGACAAAATTGGAAAAGACTTTGAAGTTGTGATTATATCTGGTGATGCAGGTTCTGGAAAGACCACAATTCTCTGTTCCTATGCAGAGGGATGGTGCAAGAAGACAACAGATATTCCAGAACTCTCTTCCTTCCCATTATTACTTAACATGCAGTTCAGGAATCATGACCATGACAACTTTGATGACTACCTAAAGAGCTTGATTCCAAAAACTGTTGCTCGATTTCCTTTTGATCTCGTCAAATCAGTAGTCCTAGGTTCACAGTGTTTGGTCTTGTGTGATGGCTATGATGAGGCcaatgaaaaatctaaaaagcTTTTCTCTGAAATGCTCTCACTTGCTTCAAACAAGATGAAGTTTGTTGTCACAACACGTCCAGGGAATACAGAGGGACtaacaaaaattgtgaacaaAGCAAAACGTTCCAGAATCAATCTCAAAATTTCAGGTCTTCAGGAAGAGGACATGAAATTGCTCGCAGAAAAGCTCATTGGCCACCTCGTGAAAGATGATGACGTCACCCAACAGGAGCAGTTGAAGAAAGAGCTGCTtcagaaaacagaagaaatggaCACTGGCACTGGAGCCATCCTGCAAACCCCACTGTATTTTAACCTGTTCATCCTCCTTTACATTGAGTGTCCAGAGTTAAGGGATGAAATGAGCACCAGGACATCAGTCTACTTACAGCTGAGAAAGCACAAGATCAAGAGAATCTCCGACAAGACAGAAATCTCTGAAGAATCACTGGAGGAGGAATTtgatgcactgtacagaaaatggtCTCTGAAGCATTACATGGAGGAGAAATATGAATGGTCTGAGGCAGATGTTAGAAGCTTCAAAAGGGAGATTAATTCTCCAGAGGTGCTTCAGAACTTTGCTGCCATCATGTCCTCCTATTtctccataaagaaaacaaagaagcaaCTGGAGATCGTAAATGTCTACTGCCACAGACATAGAAGTGAGCAGGAGTTTGCAGCTGCAGGCAGCATCTGCGATGACGTCATCACATCAGGTGGAAGGAGGCtgcaaggaggaggaaagattcTTGGCAATGTTCTGAAGTCAAGAGGATTATGGGAGGGAAGAGATCTTGAACAGTTATTTGGGAAATTTGGAGCAGTCATTTCCTTCATACCAGGAATCCTTTACGGAACTCAGAGAGATGTGCTGTATGATACAATAGAGGAAATCCACGAACTCTATGTATCATACAACCGCTCTCTCCACGACGCTCTTTTGGAGCCGTCCATAGAAACTAGAGTGGACAAAAAGATCGTGGAATCACTCGTGTCACAGAtggagagagaaacttctctgaAGAACAGCGTAAGATTCATGCAACCCAAGAGTCTCTATGTCCTTCCGTCCTTACTGCCTAAACTGAAGCCCAAAGAGATTAAACTGGATTTTACCTTTTTAGAAGTGCAAGCAAAAGATATTTCGCCATTGAGTGAAACATCAAAAGCTGCTTATGAGGCGAACGCTCGCATGAACAATCATATCCGGATAAATCTAAGGGAACTGATACTGCTTGCAGGAGGAGTGGCTTTGGCTCCAGTGGATTATTTAC AATTGATAATTGTGGACGATGGAAGATACGAAGACTTGGAGAGCCTTCGTCCCCTTTCTCCCTTGATTTCTTCAGCAAAGGAACTGACATTAACATACCACATGGGAGAGGCTCCAGAGGACCGCATTGCCCAAGTCATAAACAGGACTTTGGTTCCTACAAGCAGGCAAGAAGGAGCAGGAACCACTGACTTAGAGATTATCTACTGGGGAG ATCGAGACCTGAAGCTTCTGCTCCAGTCGCTGACACTTCCGCCTCTGAGGAAAATAGATATTtggccttctcctcctcctgagaCGACTGATGATATCGAAGACTTGAAGACGCTCTGCAGGCAGAAAGGAATCCCAGTGTTACGTGTTGGGTCCTATACATTTAATGTTATGGAGAATCCTGATAGTGAAGGAGAAGAAATGGATGAAgacgaagaaaagaagagaaaaagagaagaaggagaagaggaagaagagagagagaagaagagaagaatgagagaagaagaaggagaagaaggaggctCCACCTCCAGGGAGAGAGAAGTCACACAATGA
- the LOC136838036 gene encoding uncharacterized protein isoform X1, producing MSLSFCFLLLTALILVSFSGCVFFFLKSSARGDKEGRTSTDYTGLPQLIKEDMATSGSVLSSEDSIALRLSLFVRKYGKKVVHFIYSFHFLQGHNKTIKETLTDNQVPLKGKKSPFNGQELKNLTEKPPEDLDITLMNKICQVLWQKGVNDPGDVLKKLLKIIKDERNFVSHEEPHMSETDLEGKLKYFQATLEETLEEINSLFPSNSGDTDQLKAEIQHAVPELQKKIREKYDPSDPRDVQRLQEVIEEFGSELSDMIKESAEAELLSLNERLCQILPYDWLVQYGTTVPGNIMVSLQVADDEELNRGPHGNQSITVTQQEILNKDKIGKDFEVVIISGDAGSGKTTILCSYAEGWCKKTTDIPELSSFPLLLNMQFRNHDHDNFDDYLKSLIPKTVARFPFDLVKSVVLGSQCLVLCDGYDEANEKSKKLFSEMLSLASNKMKFVVTTRPGNTEGLTKIVNKAKRSRINLKISGLQEEDMKLLAEKLIGHLVKDDDVTQQEQLKKELLQKTEEMDTGTGAILQTPLYFNLFILLYIECPELRDEMSTRTSVYLQLRKHKIKRISDKTEISEESLEEEFDALYRKWSLKHYMEEKYEWSEADVRSFKREINSPEVLQNFAAIMSSYFSIKKTKKQLEIVNVYCHRHRSEQEFAAAGSICDDVITSGGRRLQGGGKILGNVLKSRGLWEGRDLEQLFGKFGAVISFIPGILYGTQRDVLYDTIEEIHELYVSYNRSLHDALLEPSIETRVDKKIVESLVSQMERETSLKNSVRFMQPKSLYVLPSLLPKLKPKEIKLDFTFLEVQAKDISPLSETSKAAYEANARMNNHIRINLRELILLAGGVALAPVDYLQLIIVDDGRYEDLESLRPLSPLISSAKELTLTYHMGEAPEDRIAQVINRTLVPTSRQEGAGTTDLEIIYWGDRDLKLLLQSLTLPPLRKIDIWPSPPPETTDDIEDLKTLCRQKGIPVLHLKKTHRRKEGKKEGATCLLLLPFLSKGFRRISSQVSFAHLLPSFFSLDRQRERERERERVQSILRPSPILPI from the exons AtgtctctctcattctgtttcctGCTCTTAACTGCTCTTATTCTTGTCTCCTTCTCAGgttgtgtcttcttcttcttgaagtcttCTGCAAGAGGAGACAAGGAAGGACGCACAAGCACAGACTACACTGGCCTCCCACAGTTGATTAAAGAAGACATGGCTACGTCAGGATCAGTTCTTTCTTCAGAGGATTCGATAGCTTTGAGGCTGAGCCTGTTTGTGAGGAAGTATGGAAAGAAGGTGGTTCACTTCATATACTCCTTCCACTTCCTCCAAGGCCACAACAAGACAATTAAAGAGACTCTCACTGATAACCAAGTtccactaaaaggaaaaaaaagtccaTTTAATGGACAGGAGCTAAAAAATTTGACAGAAAAGCCCCCAGAAGATCTGGACATCACATTGATGAACAAAATCTGCCAGGTTCTTTGGCAAAAGGGGGTGAATGACCCTGGTGATGTactaaaaaaactcttaaaaataatcaaagatgAGAGGAACTTTGTTAGCCATGAAGAGCCTCATATGTCAGAAACAGATttggaaggaaaactgaaatacttCCAAGCAACGCTCGAGGAAACTCTTGAGGAAATAAACAGTCTCTTTCCATCTAATTCTGGTGACACTGACCAGCTTAAAGCAGAGATCCAACATGCTGTTCCAGAGCTCCAAAAAAAGATCCGTGAAAAATATGATCCCTCAGACCCTCGGGATGTACAAAGGCTTCAAGAAGTAATAGAAGAGTTTGGGAGTGAGCTTTCTGACATGATAAAAGAATCAGCTGAAGCAGAACTCCTGTCTCTGAATGAACGCCTCTGTCAGATCTTGCCCTATGACTGGCTCGTTCAGTATGGTACTACAGTTCCAGGTAACATCATGGTCTCTTTACAAGTAGCAGATGATGAGGAGTTAAATAGAGGTCCCCATGGCAATCAAAGTATCACTGTAACTCAACAAGAAATCCTCAACAAGGACAAAATTGGAAAAGACTTTGAAGTTGTGATTATATCTGGTGATGCAGGTTCTGGAAAGACCACAATTCTCTGTTCCTATGCAGAGGGATGGTGCAAGAAGACAACAGATATTCCAGAACTCTCTTCCTTCCCATTATTACTTAACATGCAGTTCAGGAATCATGACCATGACAACTTTGATGACTACCTAAAGAGCTTGATTCCAAAAACTGTTGCTCGATTTCCTTTTGATCTCGTCAAATCAGTAGTCCTAGGTTCACAGTGTTTGGTCTTGTGTGATGGCTATGATGAGGCcaatgaaaaatctaaaaagcTTTTCTCTGAAATGCTCTCACTTGCTTCAAACAAGATGAAGTTTGTTGTCACAACACGTCCAGGGAATACAGAGGGACtaacaaaaattgtgaacaaAGCAAAACGTTCCAGAATCAATCTCAAAATTTCAGGTCTTCAGGAAGAGGACATGAAATTGCTCGCAGAAAAGCTCATTGGCCACCTCGTGAAAGATGATGACGTCACCCAACAGGAGCAGTTGAAGAAAGAGCTGCTtcagaaaacagaagaaatggaCACTGGCACTGGAGCCATCCTGCAAACCCCACTGTATTTTAACCTGTTCATCCTCCTTTACATTGAGTGTCCAGAGTTAAGGGATGAAATGAGCACCAGGACATCAGTCTACTTACAGCTGAGAAAGCACAAGATCAAGAGAATCTCCGACAAGACAGAAATCTCTGAAGAATCACTGGAGGAGGAATTtgatgcactgtacagaaaatggtCTCTGAAGCATTACATGGAGGAGAAATATGAATGGTCTGAGGCAGATGTTAGAAGCTTCAAAAGGGAGATTAATTCTCCAGAGGTGCTTCAGAACTTTGCTGCCATCATGTCCTCCTATTtctccataaagaaaacaaagaagcaaCTGGAGATCGTAAATGTCTACTGCCACAGACATAGAAGTGAGCAGGAGTTTGCAGCTGCAGGCAGCATCTGCGATGACGTCATCACATCAGGTGGAAGGAGGCtgcaaggaggaggaaagattcTTGGCAATGTTCTGAAGTCAAGAGGATTATGGGAGGGAAGAGATCTTGAACAGTTATTTGGGAAATTTGGAGCAGTCATTTCCTTCATACCAGGAATCCTTTACGGAACTCAGAGAGATGTGCTGTATGATACAATAGAGGAAATCCACGAACTCTATGTATCATACAACCGCTCTCTCCACGACGCTCTTTTGGAGCCGTCCATAGAAACTAGAGTGGACAAAAAGATCGTGGAATCACTCGTGTCACAGAtggagagagaaacttctctgaAGAACAGCGTAAGATTCATGCAACCCAAGAGTCTCTATGTCCTTCCGTCCTTACTGCCTAAACTGAAGCCCAAAGAGATTAAACTGGATTTTACCTTTTTAGAAGTGCAAGCAAAAGATATTTCGCCATTGAGTGAAACATCAAAAGCTGCTTATGAGGCGAACGCTCGCATGAACAATCATATCCGGATAAATCTAAGGGAACTGATACTGCTTGCAGGAGGAGTGGCTTTGGCTCCAGTGGATTATTTAC AATTGATAATTGTGGACGATGGAAGATACGAAGACTTGGAGAGCCTTCGTCCCCTTTCTCCCTTGATTTCTTCAGCAAAGGAACTGACATTAACATACCACATGGGAGAGGCTCCAGAGGACCGCATTGCCCAAGTCATAAACAGGACTTTGGTTCCTACAAGCAGGCAAGAAGGAGCAGGAACCACTGACTTAGAGATTATCTACTGGGGAG ATCGAGACCTGAAGCTTCTGCTCCAGTCGCTGACACTTCCGCCTCTGAGGAAAATAGATATTtggccttctcctcctcctgagaCGACTGATGATATCGAAGACTTGAAGACGCTCTGCAGGCAGAAAGGAATCCCAGTGTTAC ACCTGAAGAAGACGCAtcgcaggaaggaaggaaagaaggaaggagcaaCCTGCCTCCTGCTGCTGCCGTTTCTCTCGAAAGGCTTTCGGCGAATTTCGTCCCAGGTCTCTTTTGCTCATttacttccttcatttttttctttagacagacagagagagagagagagagagagagagagagtacagtcaATATTAAGACCT tCTCCCATTCTTCCCATATGA